The Bradyrhizobium sp. CCBAU 051011 DNA segment AAAGGTTCGGTTGGAGAAGGAAACCTTGGCGCCGGTCCGTTCCAGCAGCGTGCGGGCGATGAACACGCCCAGGCCGAGGCCAGCACGCGCGCTGTGGGTCTCATCGGCACTGCGGCGCCTGGATAAATAGGGTTCCCCGATCCGATTGAGCATATCGGGCGCGATGCCCGGGCCGTCATCGGATATGATGATTTCGACCGTATCCGCGTTCCACCAGGCGTTAACCTCGACCGTGGTCCGTGCAAAATCGACGGCATTTTCCAGGATGTTGCCGACACCATAAAGGATCGCCGGGTTCCGGGCGCCGACCGGCTCGCGCGTGGCTGCGACAGCAAGCCGCACCTTGATCGCGACGCCGAAGTCGCGATGCGGCGCCACCGCTTCCTCGATCAGCGTCGACAGCGGCATCAGGTCGAACGGCGCCCCGGACGAGGAGAGCTGAGTGAGCTTGGCCAGGATGTCGCGACAGCGTTGCGCCTGCTCGCGCAGGGTCTTGAGGTCGGAGGCGAGCTGGCCGTTGCCCTCGATCGTCTTTTCCAATTCCCGCGAAATCAGAAAAATCGTCGACAGGGGCGTGCCGAGTTCGTGCGCGGCGGCAGCCGCGAGCCCGTCGAGCTGGGTCAGATGCTGCTCGCGCGTCAGCACCAGTTCGGTCGCGGCCAGCGCATCGGAAAGCTTTCGCGCCTCCTCGGCCGCCTGAAACGCATAGAGCGAGGTGACGCCGATCGCGAGCACGATCGAAAGCCAGACACCGAACAGGTAGATCGGCGGCAGCACCAGCGGATCGTCGCTGTCCCAGGGCAACGGCAGGTGGAAGAACACCAGCGCCGAGGCGCAGGCGACCGCGAGCAGGCCGAGCCCGATCGTCAGCCGGATCGGCAGCACCGTCGCCGAGATCAGGACCGGCCCGAGGAACAGGAATGAAAACGGGTTCTGCAAGCCACCGGTCAGGAACAAGAGCGCGGCCAGTTCGACGATATTGAGCGCGAGCAGCGCCGCCGCGTGGAGCGGATCCAGCCGCTGCATCGGGTTGAAGGCCACCTGCAGCGCGAGATTGAGCAGCGCCGAGACGCCGACAACGGCGACGCAGGCAATGACGGGAAAGTCGAACTCCAGCCCATGCGCCACGATAAAGATCGCGGTGAGCTGGCCGAGCGCCGCCAGCCAGCGCAGCCGGAGTATCGTATCGAGGCGGACATAGCGGTGCGGCAGGCGGAAGTCGGAGGCTGCAACGTCGGACATGGCTGGAGTTTAGCCGTGCGGGGCAGCGATCACAAATTGGCGCGTGACCCAATACTCTTTCGGTCATGGCCGGGCATAGCCGTCCGAAGAAACGGCGTCGCTACCGCTTGCCTGTGGCCCGGCCATCCATGCGTGTTTCTTGCGGCGGCACCGGAAAGACGTGGATGCCCGGGAGCGCTGACAAGTTTACGTAGTCTGCGCCAGGCAGACTACTATGCCTGGGCATGACGACCTTATATGACGGGCCTCACTTGCGCTCACTCCCGCAATGGCTCAATGAACGTCCCGTAATGGTCGATAGCGAGACAGTGCCGGCGTCATCGTCCGCGGCCGGGCCGCAAGGTCCTGCCGCGATCGAGGTCGCGCATCTCATAAAACTCTACAAGACCACCCGGGCGGTGGATGACATCTCGTTCCGGATCGCGCGCGGCAGCGTTACCGGGCTGCTCGGCGGCAATGGCGCCGGCAAGACCACGACGATCGCGATGATCATGGGGCTGGTGCTGCCGACCTCGGGGCGCGTCCAGGTGCTGGGACACGCAATGCCGGAGCAAAGCGCCGAGGTGCTCGGCCGCATGAATTTCGAAAGTCCCTATGTCGACATGCCAATGCGGCTCACGGTGCGGCAGAACCTCAGCATCTTTGGCCGGCTCTATGCGGTGAAGAATCTCGCCGAGCGCATCGAACAGCTCGCCACCGACCTCGATCTGAAGGATTTCCTCGATCGCGCCAACGGAAAACTGTCGGCCGGACAGAAGACCCGCGTCGCGCTGGCGAAGGCGCTGATCAACCAGCCGGAGCTGCTGTTGCTTGACGAGCCGACCGCCTCGCTCGATCCCGACACCGCCGACTGGGTGCGGCAACATTTGCAGAACTATCGCAAGACCCATGACGCCACGATTCTGCTGGCGTCGCACAACATGCTGGAAGTGGAGCGGCTGTGCGACCGCGTCATCATCATGAAGCGCGGCCGCATCGAGGATGACGATAGCCCCGACCAGATCATGGCGCGCTACAACCGCACCACGCTGGAAGACGTGTTTCTCGACGTCGCGCGCGGCCGGGTGGTGGAGGGAGCGCCATGAGCGAGAGCGTCGCCCATTACGGGATCTCCTGGCATCGCATCCAGGCGATGGTGCTGCGCTATTGGTATCTCCTGATGTCGTCCTGGCCGCGGCTCTTGGAGCTGATCTACTGGCCGGTGCTGCAGATCATTACCTGGGGCTTTCTGCAGAACTACATCTCGCAGAACGACGGTTTCTTTGCGCGCGCCGGCGGCACGCTGATCGGCGCCGTGATCCTGTGGGACATCCTGTTCCGCGGTCAGCTCGGCTTTTCGATCTCGTTCCTCGAGGAGATGTGGGCGCGCAACATCGGCAATCTGGTGATGAGCCCGCTAAAGCCGATCGAGTTTCTGATCTCGCTGATGATCATGAGCCTGGTCCGGCTTGCGATCGGCGTCATTCCGATGACGCTGCTGGCGCTGTTTTTCTTCGACTTCAATTTCTTCGCGATCGGCCTGCCGCTGATCGCGTTCTTCTGCAATTTGATCTTCACAAGCTGGTCGATTGGGATCTTTGTGTCGGGCCTGGTGCTGCGCAACGGGTTAGGGGCCGAAAGCATCGTCTGGACGCTGATGTTCGGCCTGATGCCGCTCGCCTGCGTCTATTATCCGGTCTCGGTGCTGCCGGACTGGCTGCAATGGATCGCCTGGACGCTGCCGCCCACCTATGTGTTCGAGGGCATGCGTGCGCTTCTCATTAATCAAACCTTCAGGAGCGACCTGATGGTCTGGTCGCTTGCCATCAATGCGGTGCTGTTCATTGCCTCCTTTGCGATCTTTGTTGCCCTTTTGCGCAGTGCCAAACATCACGGATCGCTCCTCGGGGGTGGCGAATAAGTCACTATCCTGGTGGATTCCGCGGCTTTTTAGCCTGTGTAGTACGTAGATATACTTATCGATGCATTGACGCTTAATTTCGCATTTGGCAGCATGCTGCGGCGCAAAACAGAGGTCAGAATAGATGCCGATTGGTGAGTTTGGCGGCGCACCGCCGCTGGTGGCCGAAGGCAGTCCGGCGTTCACAACGCCGATGTACTGGATGTACGAAATGGGCCATGCGTCGCTCAACCCGGCGCGCGCCGTGACCGACGCGACCAAGATCCTGTTTCAAAACCCGCTTAATCCCTGGTCGCATACCGAATTCGGCAAATCGATCGCCGCCGCCTGCGAATTGTTCGAACGCACCACCCGCCGATACGGCAAGCCCGAATGGGGGCTCGACTTCACCGAGGTCAACGGCGTCCGTACGCCGGTCGAGGTCCGCTCGATCTGGGAAAAGCCGTTCTGCCGTCTCCTGCATTTCGATCGCAAGCTGACGCGGCCGTTGCGCAACCCCCAGCCGCGCGTACTGATCGTGGCGCCCATGTCCGGGCATTACGCGACACTGTTGCGCGGCACGGTCGAGGCGTTCCTGCCGACGCATGAAGTCTACATCACCGACTGGACGGATGCGCGCATGGTTCCTCTCACCGAGGGCCGCTTCGATCTCGACGACTATGTCGATTACGTCATCGAGATGCTGCACGTACTCGGCGGCAACATGCATGTGATCGCGGTGTGCCAGCCTTCGGTGCCGGTGGTGGCGGCTGTTTCCGTGATGGAAGCGGCGCGCGATCCGTTCGTGCCGCTGTCGATGACCCTGATGGGCGGCCCGATCGATACCCGCCGTAACCCGACCTCGGTGAACAACCTCGCGGCCGAGCGCGGCATCGACTGGTTCCGCAACCATGTCATCACCAAGGTGCCGTTCCCGCATCCCGGCGTGATGCGCGACGTCTACCCGGGCTTTTTGCAGTTGTCCGGCTTCATCACCATGAATCTCGACCGCCACACCGACGCGCACAAGGCGCTGTTCAACAACCTGGTGAAGGGCGACGGCGACATGGTCGATAAGCACCGCGAATTCTATGACGAATACCTCGCGGTGATGGATTTGACGGCTGAGTATTACCTGCAGACCGTCGACGTCGTGTTCGTCAAGCACGCGCTGCCCAAGGGCGAGATGACCCATCGCGGCAAGCCGGTCGATCCGTCGAAGATCCACCGCGTGGCGCTGATGACGGTGGAAGGCGAGAAAGACGACATCTCCGGCCTCGGTCAGACCGAAGCGACGCACGCGCTGTGCCCCCACATTCCCGATCATCGCCGTGTGCACTACGTGCAAAAGGGCGTCGGACATTACGGTGTGTTCAACGGATCGCGATTCCGTTCCGAAATCGTGCCGCGCATCTCCGATTTCATGATGTTGGCGGCGAATACCAACGTGTCAGCGGCCACTAAGAAGCCAACACTGGTCCGTGCGGCTGAATAGTGTGCCCGGCGGCCTCGCTTCCGAGCCGCCGATAAGTTGCTGATTAGATTCAAACATTCCAGATTCCGGTCGAATCAAGGGGTGAGTTCAGACTCACTTCTTGAGGCCGTTTCGGACGTCGGTTAGACTCCCGGTTCCATCCAAAAAATCCGGTTCCAGGCCCATCCTGTAGAGGCTTTTTGGCCCACAGCCCCTGTATATTGGGCAAATGATTTGTTTTTGCGCCGAGCGATTTAGATGAGATTCCCTTGGCAGCGGATATGGCAGAATCCGGGCGAACTCCTGCTCCCCGGACTCCAAGACATGGCTACTCGCGCCCTCCTTTATCGGCGGCCCGCCGAACCCGCGACCCTTTTGGTCAAACACGGCTCGCAATTCTTTGCGATTCGGCTGCGCCGGCATCGCCGGGCGCGGCGTTACACCTTGCGAATTCATCCGACGGATCGCGAAGCGATCCTGACCATGCCGCCGCGTGGCACACTGGTTGAAGCGCGAGACTTCGCGCAGATTCACGGCGGCTGGATCGCCGCCCGTCTCGGTCGTCTGCCGAAGGCCGCGCCGTTTCAATCCGGCACGATCGTACCGTTGCGTGGCGTTCCGCATCGCCTGGTGCATCGCGCCGGCGAGCGCGGCACGGTATGGACCGAAACCCGCGACAGCGGCGAGAAGATTCTATGCGTCGCCGGCGGCTCCGAGCATATGGACCGGCGCGTCCACGACTTTCTCAAGCGCGAGGCGCGCAAGGACCTCAACAAGGCATCGCTCGCCTATGCAGCGGAACTTGGCGTGCGGGTCAGGCGGGTGTCGATCCGCGATCAGTCGAGCCGTTGGGGCTCGTGCACCTCAGCCGGGTCGCTGTCGTATTCCTGGCGGCTGATCCTCGCGCCGCCCTACGTGCTGGACTATCTCGCCGCCCATGAGGTCGCGCACCTTGTCGAGATGAACCACTCGCCGCGGTTCTGGCGGGTGGTCGGCCGCATCTGCGACCATGTCGACCGCGCCAAGCGCTGGCTCGATACCTACGGCAACGACCTGCACCGTTACGGGGTCGAGGATTAGGTCATTGAATCGTAGCCCGGGTGGAGCGAAGCGAAACCCGGGTACGGTCTCACTAGCGGATAAACTGTTCCCGGATTGCGCGGAGCCTGTCATCGGGCGCGCGTTCGCGCGACCCGTTGGCTCCATCCGGGCTACAGGCCACGAGTCATCTTCCAAACAGCCGATCCACCAGCCAGCCATCCAGTCCCGCGGCTGCCTCCGGCCGCGCATTTGGATTGGGCGGCGGCGCGGAGCTGCGCGCCGGCGCTGGCCGATACGAACCGCCCTGCGGCGGTGATGGCGGCGGCGCGGCACTGGTCTGCGACGCGGTCTGGAACAGGCTCGACATGAAGCCGCCGCGTTGCGAACTCGGCAGGCCCGCGACCGGCACGCCCTGGTGCGCTGTGCGCATGAAGCGGGTCCACACTTCCACCGGCAGGCCGCCGCCGGTCGCTTTCTTGGTCGGCGAGTTGTCGTCGTTGCCGAGCCAGACGCCGGTTACGAGATTGGCCGTGTAGCCGATGAACCAGGCGTCGCGGAAATCCTGGCTGGTGCCAGTCTTGCCGGCAGCCATCCAGCCCGGAATCTCGGCCCTGCGCGCGGTGCCCGACAGCAACGTTTCCTGCATCATCGTATTCATCATCGCGGCATGGCGCGGCTCGATCACCTGGCCGAGCTGGTCAGGCTGTCGCGCATACAGCAGTTTGCCTTCATTGGTCCGGATCTTGGTCACCACATACGGGGAGATGCCGAGCCCGCCATTGGCGAACGGCGCATAGGCTCCGACCAGCTCGATAACTGAGACTTCCGAGGTGCCGAGCGCGATCGAGGGATTGGCCTCGAGCTTCGATGAAATACCGAGCCGGTGCGCGGTCCGCACCACGTTCTTCGGCCCGACCTCGAGCCCCAGCCGCACCGCGACCGTGTTGAGCGACATCGCAAGCGCCTGCGTCAGCGTCACCGCGCCGAAATATTCATGGGTGTAGTTCTCGGGTCGCCAGCCCTTCAGGTCGAGCGGGGCGTCCTGCCGGATTGTCTCCGGCGTCAGCCCGCCTTCGATCGCGGTCAGATAGATGAACGGCTTGAACGCCGAGCCGGGCTGGCGCTTGGCCGTGACCGCGCGGTTATACTGGCTCTCGGCATAGTTCCGTCCGCCGACCATGGCGCGCACCGCGCCGTCGGGCGTCATCGCCACCAGCGCACCCTGCGTGACGTTGAATTTCACGCTCTTGGCCGCCAGTTCGTCGATGATGGCGGCTTCCGCCACACTCTGCAGCTTCGGATCGATCGTGGTCTCGACCACGATGCTCTGGTCGATCTGGCCGACGAGGTCGTCGAGCACTTCGCCGATCCAGTCGGCGACGTAGTTGACGGTGCCGGCGCCGGCCGGCTTCACCTTGTAGGAGGGATGGCCGATCGACGCCTTGGCCTGGGCGTCCGTGATGAATTTGGCCTCCGCCATCGCCGCGAGCACGATGCCGGCCCGCGCTTCCGCGCCTTCCGGGTTGCGGTTCGGCGCCAGCCGCGATGGCGACTTGACGAGGCCGGCCAGCATCGCGGCTTCCGCGACCGTGACGTTCTTTGCCGACTTGCCGAAATAGCGCTGCGAAGCGGCTTCCACACCATAGGCGCCGGAGCCGAAATAAACACGGTTGAGGTAGAGTTCGAGAATTTCGTTCTTGGAATGCTTGCGCTCCAGCCATAGCGCCAGCTCCACTTCCTGCAGCTTGCGCGCCATCGTCCGTTCCTGGGTCAGGAACAGGTTTTTGGCGAGCTGCTGCGTTAGCGTCGAGCCGCCCTGCGAGACGCCGCGATGCAGGATGTTGGTGACCGCTGCGCGCGCGATGCCGACGGGATCGATGCCGTAATGCGAATAGAAGCGGCGGTCCTCGATGGCGATGAACGCTTTCGGCAAAAACGGCGGCAGATCCTTCAGCGCGACATTGGAGCCGGGCGCTTCGCCGCGCGAGGCCAGCACGCTGCCGTCGAGGCCGACGATCTGGATGGTCGGCGGGCGCTTTGGGATTTCCAGGGACTGGATCGCCGGCAAATGCGCGCCGACCCAGACCACGACGCCGATGATGGCGATCGCCGCCCACAGGCCCAGCACCGCGCCCCAATAGACCAGCCGGCCGAACCTGAAGCGGCGTTTCGAGCGCCGCTTGGCGCCGCTTTTGGCCGCGCGGGCTTTGCGCTCGCGCGGCGGCTCGTCGTCGTCCTCGTCGTGCTTGCGCTTCGGCACTGGCTTTTTCGGCTTGTCTTCTTCGTCGGTGGCGTCCGGAATGCGGTCCGCGGGCGACAGACGCAGGTCCGCGAGCGCTGCCGGAAGCCCGAACAGCGGCTCCTTGCGTCCGCCGCTCTTTTTCCGTCCCCACGCCATGACAACGCCGTTCACACCCGTCCTGCTTCACGCTAGCGGTGGCTGTTTAAGGGTCGGTTACGGAAAGGTTAATGCGGGATTAGGAGGTGCGGCGGGACCATACTAGGATCGACGCAAACGACAGTGTTTTCAGGGGAAATCTGCATGGGCCACATCGATCCCACGAGGGAAGTTTTCGCGCAATTCCGGGCCAACGACCGGCCGGGTCCGATCCACATGCTTAACCTGGTCCGGCTGCGCGAGCAGGCCGCCTATCCGGACGGCCGCAAGGCGACCGGTGCGGAAGCCTATGCCGCCTATGGCCGGGAAAGCGCCCCGGTGTTCGAACGGCTCGGCGGCCGCATCGTGTGGCAGGGTCGGTTCGAGCTGATGCTGATCGGACCCGAGGCCGAGCGTTGGGACCACTGCTTCATCGCCGAATATCCGAGCGTCGCGGCGTTTGCCGAAATGATCCGCGATCCCGTCTATCGCGAGGCGGTCAAGCACGGGGAGATCCCGGAGTGACCCTCTTGTCATGGCCGGGTCAAGCCCGGCAATGACGACGTGCAAAAAATCGGCGGCCCCGAGGGGCCGCCGATCGCTTCTTTCCGCCGATCGTTTCGATTGGGTCGCAAGCCTAGCCCGCGGGACCCTTGTCCTCGAGGATCGGGCCGAACATTTCCCAACGCTCGCCATTGAACCGCATCATCTGCAACTGCTTGTTGACGCGATAATCGTCCGACGACGTGTTGGCTGTGATGCCTGGCAGCAGGAGATCAAGCTGAACGTTCTTGAGGCTGGTCGCCTGCTTCATGACGTTCTCGCGGGTGAGATTGTCGCCGCACTGCTTGAGCACGTGAATCAGGAGTTGCGTGGTCATGTAGCCGTAGGAATTGAAGCTCGAATCCTTGTCGCCGTCCGGATAGTACTTCGCCATGAACTCGAAATACTTCTTCATACCCGGATCGTCCTTCCAGGTGGGATCGAGCGGGTCCTTGCCGTAGTTGACGCTGATCACGCCCTTGGAGGCTTCAAGCCCTGCCGGCTTCATGACGGCGCCGACCGAGGTGGCGTTGATGTCGAGGATGTGCACCGGCTTCCAGTTGAGCTCGTAAATCTTCTTGATCGCCTGCGCCGCCTGCTTTGGCGTGGTCGCCGAGAAGAACAGGTCCGCGCCGGCGTCCTTGATCTTGAGGATCTGCGAATCGATGGTCGGGTCAGAGACTTCGTAGGAAGCTTCCGCCACGATCATCTTCGCCGCCTTGTCGCCGAGGCCGGCCTTGATGCCGTTCAAATAATCCTTGCCGAGATCGTCGTTCTGGTAGAGCACGCCGATCTTTGCATTCGGATGTTCCTTGATGATGTACTGGCCGTAGATGCGACCCTCGACGAAGTAGTTGGGGTTGAAGCCCATGGTCCAGGGAAAGTTCTTCGGGTCGGTGAACTTCGAGGCGCCGGTGGCGGCGAACAGCTGCGGCACCTTCTTGCTGTTGAGATATTTTTGTACGGCTGCGTTCGAGGGCGTACCGAGCAGCTGGAAGGTAAGCAGCACTTCGTCGCTTTCCACGAGCTTGCGCACCTGCTCGACCGCTTTCGGCGGCGAGTAGGCGTCGTCATACTGGATCAAATTGATCTTGCGGCCGTTCACACCGCCCTGATCGTTGATCATCTTGATATAAGCGGCCTGGGTCTTGCCGATGGTGGCATAGGCGGAGGCCGGTCCGCTGAATGGATTGGTCTGGCCGATCTTGATCTCGGTATCGCTCGCGCCGGTGTCGTATTTTTTCTGCGCGGACGCCGCGGAGACCGATAGCGCAAATGCGAGCGCCGTGCCGGTGGCCAGATGGAAAATACTCTTCTTCATTATACTGCGTTCCTCGTGTGTTTATGATTGAGCGTGATCTTGCCTTGGGCCTGCTCGGCCGCGCCGCATGTCGTCGCTGCCACAATAGTGGCGGATGACATGTTGCAATGCAAGGCATCCAAAAGTGAATGATTCGGTATCGGGTTCCGCCCTGCTCAAAATGAATCCACTATTTGCATCAGCCGTAAAATGATGCGCCGCGCAGGGGTGAGGGGCGTTACAGGTCTCAAAACAAAAGCCGCCGGCGTTGTGACGCCGGCGGCTTCTGTTCTGTTCCAGGCAGTTCGCTAGCCGGCAGGGCCGGCATCCTCGATGATCGGGCCGAACAGTTCCCAGCGCTCGCCGTTGAACTTCATCATCTGCATCTGCTTGTTGATGCGATAGTCGGTCGGCGAGGTGTTGGTGACCATGCCTGGCAGCGACAGGCTGCCGCTGAAGTTCTTCAAGCTGGTCGCCTGCTTCATGATGTTTTCACGCGTGAGGTTGTCGCCGCATTGCCGCAGGATATGCACCAGCAGTTCCGCAGTCGAATAGCCATACGTGTTGACGGTGTTGAGCTTGTCGCCCTCCGGGTAATATTTATCCATGAAGGCGAAATAGGCCTTTATGCCAGGATCATCCTTCCACTGCGGATCGCCGGGGTCCTTGCCGTAGTTGGTCGAGATGATGTCCTTGGAGATGTCGAGACCGGCAGGCTTGAGCGTCGCCGAGACCGGGCTCGCATTGATGTCGAGGATATGGACCGGCTTCCAGCCGAGGTCGGCGACTTTCTTGATCGCCTGTGCCGCGAATTTCGGTGTCGAGGCGTCGTAGAGCAGGTCGGCACCTGCAGCCTTCAGCTTGACGATCTGCGAGTCGATGGTCGGGTCGGTCAGTTCATAGGAGGTTTCGGCGACGATCATGGACGCCGCTTTGGCGCCAAGCGCTTCCTTCAGGCCGGTGAGGTAGTCACGGCCGAGATCGTCATTCTGATAGAGGATGCCGATCTTGGCGTTGGGATGGTTCTTCAGAATGTACTGGCCGTAGATGCGCCCCTCGGACTGGTAGTTGGGATTGAAGCCCATCGTCCACGGAAAATTCTTCGGGTCGGTAAACTTCGACGCGCCGGTCGCGGCCAGGAGCTGCGGCACCTTCTTGCCGTTGAGATATTTCTGCACGGCGGCGTTCGAGGGCGTGCCGATGATCTGGAAGGTCAGCAGCACCTCGTCGCTTTCGACCAGCTTGCGCACCTGCTCGACCGCCTTGGGCGGTGAATAGGCGTCGTCATACTGGATCAGGTTGACCTTGCGGCCGTTGATGCCGCCCTGCTCGTTGATCATCCGCATATAGGCCGCCTGCGTTTTGCCGATGCCGGCATAGGCAGACGCAGGGCCCGAGAACGGAACGGTCTGGCCGATCTTGATTTCGGTGTCGGTCGCGCCAGTATCGTATTTCTTCTGCGCGCTTGCAGATGTCGCCGATAGCGCGATCGCAACCGCCGCCCCTGCAAGCAGGTGAAGAATGCCACTTCTCATATCGCTGCCTCCGTTGTGTTGACCGATGATCGTGTCCGGTCATCGGTTCGGATGGCCAGCCGTCATCGTTACCGGGGAGTGTGGCGGAACGGATTTGGCAACGCAAGGCAGTGACGAAAAGGTGAGCTTCTCACGCCAGCCAGAGCAGGACCAGGGCAAGCGCCGCGGGGGCCGCCTGTACATAGAGGATCCGGCGGCTGACGGTCGCCGCCCCATAGGCGCCGGCCACG contains these protein-coding regions:
- a CDS encoding ActS/PrrB/RegB family redox-sensitive histidine kinase, which produces MSDVAASDFRLPHRYVRLDTILRLRWLAALGQLTAIFIVAHGLEFDFPVIACVAVVGVSALLNLALQVAFNPMQRLDPLHAAALLALNIVELAALLFLTGGLQNPFSFLFLGPVLISATVLPIRLTIGLGLLAVACASALVFFHLPLPWDSDDPLVLPPIYLFGVWLSIVLAIGVTSLYAFQAAEEARKLSDALAATELVLTREQHLTQLDGLAAAAAHELGTPLSTIFLISRELEKTIEGNGQLASDLKTLREQAQRCRDILAKLTQLSSSGAPFDLMPLSTLIEEAVAPHRDFGVAIKVRLAVAATREPVGARNPAILYGVGNILENAVDFARTTVEVNAWWNADTVEIIISDDGPGIAPDMLNRIGEPYLSRRRSADETHSARAGLGLGVFIARTLLERTGAKVSFSNRTFPDHGAVVQIAWPRARFETEESAAGPAD
- a CDS encoding ABC transporter ATP-binding protein; this translates as MVDSETVPASSSAAGPQGPAAIEVAHLIKLYKTTRAVDDISFRIARGSVTGLLGGNGAGKTTTIAMIMGLVLPTSGRVQVLGHAMPEQSAEVLGRMNFESPYVDMPMRLTVRQNLSIFGRLYAVKNLAERIEQLATDLDLKDFLDRANGKLSAGQKTRVALAKALINQPELLLLDEPTASLDPDTADWVRQHLQNYRKTHDATILLASHNMLEVERLCDRVIIMKRGRIEDDDSPDQIMARYNRTTLEDVFLDVARGRVVEGAP
- a CDS encoding ABC transporter permease, whose protein sequence is MSESVAHYGISWHRIQAMVLRYWYLLMSSWPRLLELIYWPVLQIITWGFLQNYISQNDGFFARAGGTLIGAVILWDILFRGQLGFSISFLEEMWARNIGNLVMSPLKPIEFLISLMIMSLVRLAIGVIPMTLLALFFFDFNFFAIGLPLIAFFCNLIFTSWSIGIFVSGLVLRNGLGAESIVWTLMFGLMPLACVYYPVSVLPDWLQWIAWTLPPTYVFEGMRALLINQTFRSDLMVWSLAINAVLFIASFAIFVALLRSAKHHGSLLGGGE
- a CDS encoding polyhydroxyalkanoate depolymerase; this translates as MPIGEFGGAPPLVAEGSPAFTTPMYWMYEMGHASLNPARAVTDATKILFQNPLNPWSHTEFGKSIAAACELFERTTRRYGKPEWGLDFTEVNGVRTPVEVRSIWEKPFCRLLHFDRKLTRPLRNPQPRVLIVAPMSGHYATLLRGTVEAFLPTHEVYITDWTDARMVPLTEGRFDLDDYVDYVIEMLHVLGGNMHVIAVCQPSVPVVAAVSVMEAARDPFVPLSMTLMGGPIDTRRNPTSVNNLAAERGIDWFRNHVITKVPFPHPGVMRDVYPGFLQLSGFITMNLDRHTDAHKALFNNLVKGDGDMVDKHREFYDEYLAVMDLTAEYYLQTVDVVFVKHALPKGEMTHRGKPVDPSKIHRVALMTVEGEKDDISGLGQTEATHALCPHIPDHRRVHYVQKGVGHYGVFNGSRFRSEIVPRISDFMMLAANTNVSAATKKPTLVRAAE
- a CDS encoding transglycosylase domain-containing protein, with product MAWGRKKSGGRKEPLFGLPAALADLRLSPADRIPDATDEEDKPKKPVPKRKHDEDDDEPPRERKARAAKSGAKRRSKRRFRFGRLVYWGAVLGLWAAIAIIGVVVWVGAHLPAIQSLEIPKRPPTIQIVGLDGSVLASRGEAPGSNVALKDLPPFLPKAFIAIEDRRFYSHYGIDPVGIARAAVTNILHRGVSQGGSTLTQQLAKNLFLTQERTMARKLQEVELALWLERKHSKNEILELYLNRVYFGSGAYGVEAASQRYFGKSAKNVTVAEAAMLAGLVKSPSRLAPNRNPEGAEARAGIVLAAMAEAKFITDAQAKASIGHPSYKVKPAGAGTVNYVADWIGEVLDDLVGQIDQSIVVETTIDPKLQSVAEAAIIDELAAKSVKFNVTQGALVAMTPDGAVRAMVGGRNYAESQYNRAVTAKRQPGSAFKPFIYLTAIEGGLTPETIRQDAPLDLKGWRPENYTHEYFGAVTLTQALAMSLNTVAVRLGLEVGPKNVVRTAHRLGISSKLEANPSIALGTSEVSVIELVGAYAPFANGGLGISPYVVTKIRTNEGKLLYARQPDQLGQVIEPRHAAMMNTMMQETLLSGTARRAEIPGWMAAGKTGTSQDFRDAWFIGYTANLVTGVWLGNDDNSPTKKATGGGLPVEVWTRFMRTAHQGVPVAGLPSSQRGGFMSSLFQTASQTSAAPPPSPPQGGSYRPAPARSSAPPPNPNARPEAAAGLDGWLVDRLFGR
- a CDS encoding ABC transporter substrate-binding protein, encoding MKKSIFHLATGTALAFALSVSAASAQKKYDTGASDTEIKIGQTNPFSGPASAYATIGKTQAAYIKMINDQGGVNGRKINLIQYDDAYSPPKAVEQVRKLVESDEVLLTFQLLGTPSNAAVQKYLNSKKVPQLFAATGASKFTDPKNFPWTMGFNPNYFVEGRIYGQYIIKEHPNAKIGVLYQNDDLGKDYLNGIKAGLGDKAAKMIVAEASYEVSDPTIDSQILKIKDAGADLFFSATTPKQAAQAIKKIYELNWKPVHILDINATSVGAVMKPAGLEASKGVISVNYGKDPLDPTWKDDPGMKKYFEFMAKYYPDGDKDSSFNSYGYMTTQLLIHVLKQCGDNLTRENVMKQATSLKNVQLDLLLPGITANTSSDDYRVNKQLQMMRFNGERWEMFGPILEDKGPAG
- a CDS encoding ABC transporter substrate-binding protein, producing MRSGILHLLAGAAVAIALSATSASAQKKYDTGATDTEIKIGQTVPFSGPASAYAGIGKTQAAYMRMINEQGGINGRKVNLIQYDDAYSPPKAVEQVRKLVESDEVLLTFQIIGTPSNAAVQKYLNGKKVPQLLAATGASKFTDPKNFPWTMGFNPNYQSEGRIYGQYILKNHPNAKIGILYQNDDLGRDYLTGLKEALGAKAASMIVAETSYELTDPTIDSQIVKLKAAGADLLYDASTPKFAAQAIKKVADLGWKPVHILDINASPVSATLKPAGLDISKDIISTNYGKDPGDPQWKDDPGIKAYFAFMDKYYPEGDKLNTVNTYGYSTAELLVHILRQCGDNLTRENIMKQATSLKNFSGSLSLPGMVTNTSPTDYRINKQMQMMKFNGERWELFGPIIEDAGPAG